The genome window AGATCAGACGCGACTCCACGTCGTCGCGGCGAGCCAGTTTTTTGATCGCGGCGATCGTGATGGGCGGCTTGAAATTCGGGATGGCCTGACGGATCAGCAGCGGCTTCTTCTGCCAGTAGCGGCGCATGAAGTCGTTAGGGCTTTGGTTGCCCAGAAGCGGCAAAGGGTGGTCGAGGTTCATTGAAGGTGCTTCTTCAGGCGGTAGAGGGCATCCAGCGCTTCGCGCGGGGTGAGGCTGTCGGGATCGATGGTGGCCAATTCTTCGCGCAGGGTGTCCAGCGCTTGGATGGCGTCGGACCGGTCCGCTTCGGCGTAGGCTTGCGCGTCGGCATCTGCGGCGGCCGAGAACAGGCCCAATTGCGGCGTGGGGGCGCCTTGCGATTCCAGGCGTTCAAGTTCGCGCGTGGCCTGGCGGATCACGGCAGCGGGCACGCCTGCCCGCTGCGCGACTTGAATCCCATAGCTGCGGCTGGCGGGACCTTCGCGCACTTCATGCAGGAAGACAATGCCGCCTGCCGATTCCGCGGCGGCCAGATGCACGTTGGCGGAAGCGGGTTGTTCAGCGGGCAGGCGGGTCAATTCAAAGTAGTGCGTGGCGAACAGCGTCAGCGCGCGGTTGTGGGCCAGCAGGCGGCAAGCAATGGCCCACGCCAGCGCCAAGCCGTCATAGGTGGACGTGCCGCGGCCGATCTCGTCCATCAGCACCAGGCTGTTGGGCGTGCTGGCGGACAGGATGGCGGCTGCTTCGGTCATCTCCATCATGAAGGTCGAACGGCCGCCAGCCAGGTCATCGGCTGCACCGATACGGGTAAAGATACGGTCGATCTTCCCGATACGCGCGCGCGTAGCCGGCACAAAACTGCCTATGCGCGCCAGCAGCACAATCAATGCGATCTGCCGCATATAAGTCGATTTACCGCCCATGTTCGGGCCGGTGATCAGCAGCATGCGGCGCGCCGGGTCCAGCCGGCAACCGTTGGGCGTGAAGCGCTCGATGGCGTGTTCGACCACGGGATGGCGGCCAGCCTCGATGTCGATATCAGCCTGTTCCGACAGCTCTGGCGCCATCCAGTCGTGACGGCGTGCGTGCTCGGCCAGCGCGGCCAGCGTGTCCAGTTCAGCCAAAGCAGCTGCGCAGTCGGACAGGGGGCGCACATGTTCGGCCAGCACATCCAGCAACTGTTCAAAGAGCCACTTTTCGCGAGCCAGCGAACGGTCCTGCGCGGACAGTACCTTGTCTTCCCAGGTTTTGAGTTCGGGGGTGATGTAGCGTTCGGCGTTTTTCAGCGTTTGGCGGCGTCGGTAGTCTTCCGGCACCTTGGCCGTCTGGCCCTTGCTGACTTCAATGTAGAAACCGTGGACTCGGTTGAACTCCACGCGCAGGTTACTGATGCCAGTGCGTTCGCGTTCGCGGGCTTCCAGCTTGACCAGGAAATCGCCGCCATCCGCCGCCAGACCGCGCAGTTCGTCCAGTTCGGCATCAAAGCCCGCAGCCAGTACGCCGCCGTCCCGAATGGCGACAGACGGTTCCGGCGCGATAGCGCGCACCAGCAGCGCTGCCAGCGCAGGGTCTACGGACAGGTGCGAGATCAGCTCGCCCAAGCGTGGCGACGACGCCATCGGGGCCACCAGATCGCGTAGCGCGGGCAGGGATTCCAGCGCGTCGCGCAAGCTGGCCAGCTCACGCGGGCGCACCGAGCGCAGCGCGAGCCGCGCAGCGATGCGTTCAAT of Achromobacter seleniivolatilans contains these proteins:
- the mutS gene encoding DNA mismatch repair protein MutS translates to MNSATQNTAADAHVGHTPMMQQYLRLKAEAGPLLLFYRMGDFYEMFYEDAERGARLLNLTLTKRGSSNGIPIPMAGLPVHAMEQYLARLVAMGESIAICEQIGDPATSKGPVERRIVRIVTPGTLTDDALLPPKADRALAAVFVTGNARAPRAGLAWLNLASGEFRVTECAPAQLESELHRVAPAEIICADTAEFDFPFDGARARVPDWHFESDGARAHLLAHFKTDTLAGFDIEDMPAGICAAGALLRYAARTQSQALAHVQSLSAERPGQYVLLDPVTRRNLELTQTLAGEDSPTLFSLLDGCRTPMGSRLLRRWLHHPLRENEQALARQQAISALLAGRMDVEQTFGSAGLLEALRAALNAFPDIERIAARLALRSVRPRELASLRDALESLPALRDLVAPMASSPRLGELISHLSVDPALAALLVRAIAPEPSVAIRDGGVLAAGFDAELDELRGLAADGGDFLVKLEARERERTGISNLRVEFNRVHGFYIEVSKGQTAKVPEDYRRRQTLKNAERYITPELKTWEDKVLSAQDRSLAREKWLFEQLLDVLAEHVRPLSDCAAALAELDTLAALAEHARRHDWMAPELSEQADIDIEAGRHPVVEHAIERFTPNGCRLDPARRMLLITGPNMGGKSTYMRQIALIVLLARIGSFVPATRARIGKIDRIFTRIGAADDLAGGRSTFMMEMTEAAAILSASTPNSLVLMDEIGRGTSTYDGLALAWAIACRLLAHNRALTLFATHYFELTRLPAEQPASANVHLAAAESAGGIVFLHEVREGPASRSYGIQVAQRAGVPAAVIRQATRELERLESQGAPTPQLGLFSAAADADAQAYAEADRSDAIQALDTLREELATIDPDSLTPREALDALYRLKKHLQ